Proteins encoded within one genomic window of Bradyrhizobium sp. AZCC 1719:
- a CDS encoding acylneuraminate cytidylyltransferase family protein, whose translation MTNSPEILFLLVGRGGSKGLPGKNLREIGGLSLVGYKARAARQSRYCSRLIVSSDSAEIRAEAKRHGAEVLFERPAELATDTASSNDVVVHAMDWIETHEGRRYDGIMLLEPSSPFARPEHFDEAVELFARRKASLVVGMRETEVASIFVGTLGEDGSIGGIVEKMLKTTAQRRQDQAPEVTMNGALYLVGWDAMRKHRKIYADPSASYGIMMDRLHSIEIESAADLAYASYVIEHRMLDASPWRKSP comes from the coding sequence ATGACGAATTCGCCTGAGATTTTGTTCCTACTGGTGGGCCGCGGCGGATCCAAGGGATTGCCCGGCAAGAATCTGCGCGAGATCGGCGGCCTCAGCCTGGTCGGCTACAAGGCAAGGGCGGCGCGGCAGTCGCGCTACTGCTCGCGTCTGATCGTCTCCAGCGACAGCGCGGAGATCCGGGCCGAGGCGAAGCGGCATGGCGCCGAGGTGCTGTTCGAGCGCCCAGCCGAGCTTGCGACCGACACAGCCTCCTCCAACGACGTGGTGGTTCACGCGATGGACTGGATCGAGACGCATGAAGGACGGCGCTACGACGGCATCATGCTGCTGGAACCATCATCGCCCTTCGCGCGGCCGGAACATTTTGACGAAGCGGTCGAGCTGTTCGCCAGGCGCAAGGCGAGCCTGGTGGTCGGCATGCGCGAGACCGAAGTGGCCTCAATCTTCGTCGGGACGCTGGGCGAGGACGGCTCGATTGGCGGCATCGTTGAGAAGATGCTGAAGACGACGGCGCAGCGACGGCAGGACCAGGCGCCTGAAGTCACCATGAACGGTGCGCTCTATCTCGTCGGCTGGGACGCCATGCGCAAGCACCGAAAGATCTATGCCGATCCCTCCGCAAGCTACGGCATCATGATGGACCGCCTGCATTCGATCGAAATCGAGAGTGCTGCCGACCTCGCCTACGCATCCTATGTCATCGAACACCGTATGCTCGATGCGTCGCCATGGCGGAAATCCCCATGA